The Actinoplanes sp. N902-109 genomic interval GAGGGCGAGGGCGGCGGCGCTGATCGAGCCGGACCAGCCCAGGTCCTCGACCACCCACAGGTCGTCGGCGCCGCACTCCTCGACCGTACGGGCGAAGGCGGGCAGATCCTCGGGCGGGAGGTCGCGGTCGTACATGATGCCGATACGGGCCATGCGGTGATCGTCTCAGAAGGCGTAGCGGATGCGACAGTACGGGGTGACGCGCTCGATCAGCTCGGTCAGCGCGGCGACGTAGCGGCCCTTGTCGCCGGTGCGGTAGCGCACGTTGAGGGCGCCGTTCTCGGAGCGTTTGACCTGTTGCAGGTCGGGGCGCCAGAGCACGTCCTCGGCCCGGGGGTGCCAGCCGAGGTTGACCTGGTGCAGGTCGCGGTTGTGGGTGAGGAAGATGACCTCGGCGGCGAGCTGGGCCTTGGCCTTGGCGCCGATGCCGTCGTCGAGCTGGTGCAGCAGCTCGGCCCAGTCCTCGAGCCAGCCGTCGCGCACCACCACCGGGCTGAAGTTGACGTGCACCTCGTAGCCGGCCTCGACGAAGTCGTCGATGGCGGCGATGCGCTCGGCGATCGGAGAGGTGCGGATGTCGAGCAGCTTGGCGTCCCGCTGCGGGGTCAGCGAGAACCTGATCCGGGTACGGCCGCCGGGTGCCCAGTCCAGCAGGTCGCGGTTGACGTGCTTGGTGGCGAAGCTGGCCTTGGCGGCTGGGATCCACCGGAACAGCTCGACCAGGTCGCGTACGTTGTCGCTGATCCGGGCGTCGAGTGAGCAGTCGGAGTTCTCGCCGATGTCGTAGACCCAGGCCTGCGGGTCGCACTCGTTGGGCGCGGGCTTGGTGCCCTGGCGGGCGGCGTGCCGCTGGACGTACCCGGTGATCTTGTCGATGTTGGCGAACACGGTGATCGGGTTGGAGTAGCCCTTGCGCCGGGGCACGTAGCAGTAGGCGCACGCCATCGCGCAGCCGTTGGCGGTCGACGGGGCGATGAAGTCGGCCGAGCGGCCGTTGGGGCGCGCGGTCAGCGACTTCTTGACGCCGAGCACGAGGGCCTCCCGTTTGATCCGCACCCAGCGCTGCACGTTGGTCTCGTCCCCGTACAGCTCGGGGATGCGGTGGTGGCTCTCGATCTCGACGTGCTGGGCGTCGGGGAAGCGCGCCAGGATCTCCTTGCCGCGCGGCAGTTGCGCGGCGGCGGGTTCGACGTAGATGCGCCGGATGTCGATGATCTCGCGCGGGTCGCTCATGTGGTGATCAACTCCGGCTCGGGGGCTTCGACGCGGGCGGCGGTGGCGCGGGCGCGGGCGGTGGTGCTCAGCGCGCCGAGCACCAGGATGGCCAGCCCGCAGCCGAAGATGATCCACCAGCCGGGGCGGGAGGCGGCCGGGAACGCGGCCGGTGCGGCGCTGCCCAGCCCGGAGGCGACCACCGCGCCGATCACCGCGACGCCCAGCGAGCTGCCGACCTGGCGGCTGGTGGAGGCGATCGCGGCGGCCACGCCGGCCTGGGCGCGCGGCATGCCGGAGACCGCGGTGTTGGTGATCGGGGCGTTGACCATGCCGAAGCCGATGCCGAACAGCACGTAGCTGAGCATCAATAGCCCGGTCGGGGTGGTCGCGGTGAGCCCGCTCAGCGGCAGCATGGCCAGTGCGATACACACACCGGCGAGCAGCAGCGGCAACCGGGGGCCGCGGGCGCCGACGATGCGCCCGGACACCGGCGCCACCACGGCCAGCGTCAGCGCCATCGGCAGGGTGTAGAGGCCGGAGTGCAGCGCGGACAGCCCGCGGGCGTCCTGCAGGTAGATGGCGTTGAGGAAGAGGAAACCGCCGAGCGCGCCGAAGGCGCAGACCGCGATGACGGTCGCGCCGGTGAACGGCACGCTGCGGAAGACGTTGAGGTCCAGCAGGGGGTCGGTGCGCTTTTTCTCGTACGGGACGAGCAGTGCCAGCGCAACCGCCCCCGCAGCGAAGCAGGCGACGATCTGCGGGGCCGACCACCCGGCGCTGGGTCCTTCGATGATGCCGAAGGTGACCGTGGCCAGCAGGACGAGCACCAGCAGCTGACCGACCGGGTCGAGGCCGCGGGCCCGGGCGGCGCGCGACTCGGGCACGAAGATCGCGCAGAGCACGATGGCGGCCAGGCCGACCGGCACGTTGACCCAGAAGATCGACCGCCAGCCCAGCGTCTCGACCAGCACGCCGCCGAGCAGCGGCCCGGCGGCCATGCTCAGGCCCACGACGCCGCCCCAGACGCCGATGGCCTGGGCGCGTTCGCGCGGGACGGTGAAGGTGTTGGTGATGATCGACATGGCGACCGGGTTGAGCATGGACCCGCCGATGGCCTGCACCGCTCGGAACGCGATCAGCCAGCCCAGGCTCGGGGCGATGCTGCAGAGCAGCGAGCCGAGGGTGAACAGCGCCAGGCCGGTCTGGAAGACCCGGCGGCGGCCGAGCCGGTCGGCGGTGGACCCGGCCAGCACGAGCAGGCTGGCCAGCACCAGCGAGTAGGCGTCGATGACCCATTGCAGGCCGGAGACGGGGGCGTCGAGGTCGGTGCGCAAAGCCGGGAGCGCGATGTTCACGATGGTGATGTCGAGCCCCACGATGAACAGGCTCATGCAACAGATCGCGAGAATCAGCAGGCGGCGGCGACGGGTCAGTTCTGGCATCGCCTCCTTTGTACCGCTCCGAGCCCTGCATAATGCAGCGATCTGCGGGGTAGCCCGTGTCACATGACCACCACAGACGCGGGGACGGTGCGGACCAATGTGCCCGCACGGCTGGATCGCCTCCCCTGGGCGCGCTGGCACTGGATGATCGTGATCGGTCTGGGCACGGTGTGGGTGCTCGACGGGCTCGAGGTCACCATCGTCGGCAACCTGTCCGGCCGGCTCGCCGAGGACGGCAGCGGCCTGGACATCACGCAGAGCCAGATCACCGGGTTCGGCGCGGCGACCTACGTGCTCGGCGCGTGCGTCGGCGCGCTGTTCTTCGGCTGGCTGACCGACCGGTTCGGCCGCAAGAAGCTGTTCATGCTCACCCTGGGCGTGTACCTGGTCGGCACGGCGCTGACCGCGCTCAGCTTCGCCCCGTGGTGGTTCTTCCTGTTCCGGTTCATCACCGGTGCCGGCATCGGCGGCGAGTACGCCGCGATCAACTCGGCGATCGACGAGCTCATCCCGGCCCGCCTGCGCGGGCGCATCGACCTGGCGATCAACGGCACCTATTGGGCCGGGGCGGCGGCCGGTGCGCTGCTGACCGTGCCGATCCTGACCCAGCTGCCGGTCGGCTGGGGCTGGCGGGTCGCGTTCGGCCTCGGTGTCGTACTCGGCCTGGTGATCCTGCTGGTCCGCCGGCACGTGCCGGAAAGCCCCCGGTGGCTGTTCATCCACGGTCGTGGCGACGAGGCCGAGACCCTGGTCCGTGACGTCGAGCAGACGGTCGAGCGTGAGGACGAGGTCACCCTCGAACCGGCCCCGCAGTACATCACCATCCACCAGCGCAAGACGATCGGTTTCGGGCAGATCGCCACCACGCTGGTGCGCAGCTACCCCAAGCGGGCCGGCCTGGGCCTGGCCCTGTTCATCGGTCAGGCGTTCCTCTACAACGCCATCACCTTCGGCTACGCGCAGATCCTGCAGACGTTCTTCGACGTCCCGTCCGGCAGCACCGGCTACTACTTCGCCGTGATCGCGGTGGGCAACCTGCTCGGCCCGCTGCTGCTGGCCCCGCTGTTCGACTCGGTCGGCCGCAAGATCATGATCACCGGTACGTATGTGCTCTCCGGCGTGCTGCTGCTGGTCACGGCCTGGCTCTTCTCGGCCGGTGTGCTCAACGCCGTGACGATGACGATCTGCTGGTGCGTGGTGCTGTTCTTCGCCTCGGCCGGGGCCAGCTCGGCCTACCTGACGGTCAGCGAGATCTTCCCGATGGAGACCCGCGCCCTGGCCATCGCCTTCTTCTACGCGATCGGTACGGCCGCCGGCGGCATCACCGGCCCGCTGCTCTTCGCCGACCTGGTCGGCACCGGCGAGACCGGCGACACCGTCCTCGCCTTCGTGATCGGCGCCCTCCTGATGATCGCCGCCGGCCTGGTCGAGGCGTTCCTCGGGGTGAAGGCGGAACGGCAGAGCCTGGAGAGCATCGCCACCCCGCTGACCGCGGCCGAGTCGACGTCCTGATCGTTCCGCGTGTCGCGCTGGGCCGCGACGCCCGGCTGTACCACTCTGCTGGGTGATGACGACCGGGGAGAGGATGCTGCGGTGCCTCGCGGTGGCCGGCGGCGCCGCGTTGATCGGGATCGGCGGGTTCTTCAGCGCCCGTAGCGGCCTGCGGGGCGCCGAGGTGCTGACGGCGTTGCCGGTCGTCGTGCTCGGGCTGGCCCTGCTGGCCCTGCTGGCCCTGCTGGCCGCGGTGGCGGACCCGCGCCGGTGGGTCGTCCCCGCGGCGGCGGCCGCGCTGACTGCCGCATTCCTGCTCGATGTGCGTCACCTGGTCGACTGGTCGCGGGCCTGGCCCGCGCTGTGCACGGTCGCCGGGGTCCTGGCGATCGGCGCGGGCGGGACGGCCCCGCGCCGCGCCGGGCACATCGTCGTGGTCGGATGGACCCGCCGGGTCGCTCTGCGCGACGACCTTCCGGACCGGGTACGGATCTCCTGCGTGGCCGGCGGGGTGCACCTGGACCTGCGGGACACCGTCCCGGGCGCGGGCGCCGGCATCACCGTGCTCGCCACCCTCGGCTATGTCCGGCTGATGATCCCGTCGCACTGGTGGGTGCGGCTCACCGGCTATGTGCCCGGTTCCCTGCGCCTGGTCGAGAACGGCAGACGGGACACGGTCGGACCCAGAGCCCGCGCCTCACGCTGAGCTGCGCCGGGACGGCCGGCACCGTGGTGGTGGAACGCTGGTGACGCCGCAGGCGTGCCAGCATGCGTTCCCGGCGCCCGGGCGGCGCGGCGTGCGCGTACCGCATCCCGTGCAGCTGGTGGCTGACGTCGCCGGAGGTGCGGGAGGCGAACAGGGCCGACACCCGGGCTGCCAGTTCCACTTCCTGTTCCGGGGTGTCCGGCAGCGGCAGCGACATCTGTTTCATCATCTCGAACCGGTAGAGGTCGAACGCGGCGAACTGGTACGACCGCAGGATCGTCGCCGAGATGATCGAGCCCCGGCAGCAGGCCAGGGACAGGACCGCGAACAGGATCGGCACCCAGAGCAGCGCCGTGTCGTTGCCGAACGCCACCCCGGTGATCACCGCGGAGCAGGCGAAGGTCAGGCAGAAGATCGCTGCCGCATC includes:
- a CDS encoding MFS transporter, which produces MTTTDAGTVRTNVPARLDRLPWARWHWMIVIGLGTVWVLDGLEVTIVGNLSGRLAEDGSGLDITQSQITGFGAATYVLGACVGALFFGWLTDRFGRKKLFMLTLGVYLVGTALTALSFAPWWFFLFRFITGAGIGGEYAAINSAIDELIPARLRGRIDLAINGTYWAGAAAGALLTVPILTQLPVGWGWRVAFGLGVVLGLVILLVRRHVPESPRWLFIHGRGDEAETLVRDVEQTVEREDEVTLEPAPQYITIHQRKTIGFGQIATTLVRSYPKRAGLGLALFIGQAFLYNAITFGYAQILQTFFDVPSGSTGYYFAVIAVGNLLGPLLLAPLFDSVGRKIMITGTYVLSGVLLLVTAWLFSAGVLNAVTMTICWCVVLFFASAGASSAYLTVSEIFPMETRALAIAFFYAIGTAAGGITGPLLFADLVGTGETGDTVLAFVIGALLMIAAGLVEAFLGVKAERQSLESIATPLTAAESTS
- a CDS encoding spore photoproduct lyase family protein yields the protein MSDPREIIDIRRIYVEPAAAQLPRGKEILARFPDAQHVEIESHHRIPELYGDETNVQRWVRIKREALVLGVKKSLTARPNGRSADFIAPSTANGCAMACAYCYVPRRKGYSNPITVFANIDKITGYVQRHAARQGTKPAPNECDPQAWVYDIGENSDCSLDARISDNVRDLVELFRWIPAAKASFATKHVNRDLLDWAPGGRTRIRFSLTPQRDAKLLDIRTSPIAERIAAIDDFVEAGYEVHVNFSPVVVRDGWLEDWAELLHQLDDGIGAKAKAQLAAEVIFLTHNRDLHQVNLGWHPRAEDVLWRPDLQQVKRSENGALNVRYRTGDKGRYVAALTELIERVTPYCRIRYAF
- a CDS encoding MFS transporter, with the protein product MSLFIVGLDITIVNIALPALRTDLDAPVSGLQWVIDAYSLVLASLLVLAGSTADRLGRRRVFQTGLALFTLGSLLCSIAPSLGWLIAFRAVQAIGGSMLNPVAMSIITNTFTVPRERAQAIGVWGGVVGLSMAAGPLLGGVLVETLGWRSIFWVNVPVGLAAIVLCAIFVPESRAARARGLDPVGQLLVLVLLATVTFGIIEGPSAGWSAPQIVACFAAGAVALALLVPYEKKRTDPLLDLNVFRSVPFTGATVIAVCAFGALGGFLFLNAIYLQDARGLSALHSGLYTLPMALTLAVVAPVSGRIVGARGPRLPLLLAGVCIALAMLPLSGLTATTPTGLLMLSYVLFGIGFGMVNAPITNTAVSGMPRAQAGVAAAIASTSRQVGSSLGVAVIGAVVASGLGSAAPAAFPAASRPGWWIIFGCGLAILVLGALSTTARARATAARVEAPEPELITT